A single genomic interval of Dromiciops gliroides isolate mDroGli1 chromosome 1, mDroGli1.pri, whole genome shotgun sequence harbors:
- the CRH gene encoding corticoliberin — translation MKLQLLVSTGILLFTLLPCQECRALISKGSASMGSAAQPLDFFQPPPPPPPNQQQPLPLLLRMGEEYFLRLGNLNKSPAASFSPLSPSSSSSSSSPGGNPGSHFSPDVSVSNFFRGAVQRLQHLQLPQRSLDSQAGLGEGGAESTYSEQREAMEREKRSEEPPISLDLTFHLLREVLEMARAEQLAQQAHSNRKLMEIIGK, via the coding sequence ATGAAGCTCCAGCTTCTTGTGTCTACCGGGATCCTGCTGTTTACGCTCTTGCCCTGCCAAGAATGCAGAGCTCTCATCAGCAAGGGTTCCGCGTCCATGGGGTCCGCAGCTCAGCCCCTGGACTTCTtccagccgccgccgccgccaccgccgaaTCAGCAGCAGCCCCTGCCTCTCCTGCTCCGCATGGGAGAAGAATACTTCCTGCGCCTGGGCAACCTCAACAAGAGCCCCGctgcttccttctcccccttgtctccctcctcctcctcttcctcctcctcccccggCGGCAACCCTGGTAGTCATTTCTCCCCCGATGTCTCTGTCTCCAACTTTTTCCGGGGGGCAGTCCAGAGGCTCCAGCACCTGCAACTCCCTCAGCGTTCCCTAGACAGCCAGGCaggtctgggggagggaggagctgAGAGTACCTACAGCGAGCAGCGGGAGGCGATGGAGAGAGAGAAGCGGTCGGAAGAACCTCCCATCTCCCTGGATCTTACTTTCCACCTCCTCCGAGAAGTCTTAGAAATGGCCCGGGCCGAACAGTTAGCTCAGCAAGCTCATAGCAACAGGAAATTGATGGAGATTATTGGAAAGTGA